Part of the Maridesulfovibrio sp. genome, TATCAGACGGCTGAACACCCATGGATTCGATACATTCGGCAAATTCCGCAAAAGAGAATGGAGCCGTGGGGTCGAATAGGCCTGAAAACCTTTCTGCTTTATTGTTAAGCCTGACCTCTTCTTTTTTTAAGCGGTAGGCGCGATATTTTTTGTATACTGACAATAGCATCTTATTCAAATTCCAGTTTGCTGGTATAGCTACGCATTCCAACAACATCCAGAGTGGATTTTCCTGCGGCTACTTCCTTGAACCAGCCTTCTTCCCGCTCAAGAATATTTTTGCAGAGCGGGAGTATCTCTTCCGCAAGGTTTGCGGGAATAACGACAATGCCGTCCAAATCACCACGTACAATATCTCCGGGAGAGATAACCACGCCACCAAATGCGATGGGGTAATTAATACGTCCGAACGGCTCTTTGGTGGGGCCTCCGGGACAAACTCCTTTTGCAAAAATTGCAACTTCGGAGTCTTGAATCTCTTCAGCATCACGCACAAGGCCGTCAATGATTACAGCCGCCGCTCCAGTTGCTTTTGCCCGGAGAGTCTGCAAACCGCCCCAGCATGATCTTGTCTGCACGCTCTTGCCATTGATGGCCAGAACATCGCCTTCTTTGAGCAGGTCAAGGGCGATGTGGTTCATCAGGTTGCTTCCTTCTGCTTCCTCTGCAGTTACTGCCGGTCCGCAAAATGAAGATTTTTTGGATATTGGTTTAATTGAATTTTCAACCGATCCGAGTCTGTTAAGGGCATCGGAGATAATTGTTGTCGGAATTTTTGAAAATTCATCAATGAGCTTTTTTTTAGGCCTTATAATATTCTTTCTGACTCGGCAACCTAAGGAATATTTCTTTTCTTTTTGTTTCATTTCAATGAAACGGGTCGGAGTGGAGTCATTAAGTTTCATGTTTACGACTTCTTTCAAAACATTTTTCTTTATCTTTCCGCTGGAACTCATGGGGAAAGTGTCTATCTGGAAGAAAAATGAAGGAATCTTGGAAGAAGATAAATTCTCTGAGCAAAGTGCGGATAATTCTGCTTCAACATCTTTAAGCTGGGCTCCCTGTTCTAAGGAGACAACGGCAACTATTTCTTCGCCGTTAATCCTGTGCGGGATACCGACAACCGCGCATTTAGTAACTTTTTCATGTTGTTGTATGATGTTTTCGATTGCCAGAGGGCTGATGTTAAGTCCAGACCTGATGATCAGATCTTTCTTACGCCCGGTGATAAACAGTTCCCCGTTTTTGACATAGCCAAGATCGCCTGTTCTGAAGAAGGAGTCATAGGATTTTTCTTCTTTGTAGTTAATGTACTCAACCATTCTGTACGGGGTGCTGACCAGTATTTCGCCGCCGTTGCGATCCCCGAGGTCTGATTCGATGGAAATTTCAATTCCATTAAGTGTCTTTCCTACACCATTTTTTCCTGCTTCACCGGGAAGTTGGGTGGTGATAAAAAGGGTTTCGGAAAGACCATAGTTCTGGACAAGTTCCACGGAGTACTTGCGTTCAAATGATTCCTTGACAGTTTCAAGCAGCGGAGCTGTGCCTGCAAGGGTGAGGATGATATTCTCTTTGGCGTAAGCGGCACCTGCCTCAGCCCTGTCAAATTCAAGGATGATGGATATGATGGAAGGAACAAGCCAGAGGGTGTTGACCTTGTTCTTAATAACCGGGGTCCAGAAATCCATGGCTGCGGCAGCATCAAATGGAGC contains:
- a CDS encoding AMP-binding protein, with the protein product MNAISKIKNIIKKNSDKTFLIDVSSGEEFTYGDIHKRAISLAAALEKSGLQKGCPVAVMLPNSIEHAVLLFACLYKGITTVPINQTLTAKEIDTILAEGKISEFIYDASTNDKVASLSAPIERHILFKELLQMNADNFSEKELSWLDDVSEDDILTIIFTSGTTGTPKGVVHRIRNLINNADLFCKSVGINGENRFYNNLAMSYLGGYYNLLLLPFVAGSSVVVTAPFDAAAAMDFWTPVIKNKVNTLWLVPSIISIILEFDRAEAGAAYAKENIILTLAGTAPLLETVKESFERKYSVELVQNYGLSETLFITTQLPGEAGKNGVGKTLNGIEISIESDLGDRNGGEILVSTPYRMVEYINYKEEKSYDSFFRTGDLGYVKNGELFITGRKKDLIIRSGLNISPLAIENIIQQHEKVTKCAVVGIPHRINGEEIVAVVSLEQGAQLKDVEAELSALCSENLSSSKIPSFFFQIDTFPMSSSGKIKKNVLKEVVNMKLNDSTPTRFIEMKQKEKKYSLGCRVRKNIIRPKKKLIDEFSKIPTTIISDALNRLGSVENSIKPISKKSSFCGPAVTAEEAEGSNLMNHIALDLLKEGDVLAINGKSVQTRSCWGGLQTLRAKATGAAAVIIDGLVRDAEEIQDSEVAIFAKGVCPGGPTKEPFGRINYPIAFGGVVISPGDIVRGDLDGIVVIPANLAEEILPLCKNILEREEGWFKEVAAGKSTLDVVGMRSYTSKLEFE